The proteins below come from a single Micromonas commoda chromosome 8, complete sequence genomic window:
- a CDS encoding mitochondrial protein translocase family (Mge1 homolog (motor component)~Alternative splicing variant 1), which produces MIAATGPTSRQHDVPRVEKKEDDKAGEDDETEGAEDGEDVNEDEVADEEVQKLTAELSEKTAQVKDLNDKLLRTLADMENLRERTRRQAETAEKFAIQGFCKDLLDVADNLARASATVDPEALETETDAANIKNVLASLHEGVLMVEKQLMSTFGKHGVVKFDPAEGDPFNPNDHMALFNVPKGEKEAGTVAAVTKVGYKLHDRVIRPAEVGVFQS; this is translated from the coding sequence AGAAGAAAGAGGACGATAAGGCAGGGGAGGACGATGAGACGGAGGGagcggaggacggcgaggacgtcaacGAAGACGAGGTCGCAGATGAGGAGGTGCAGAAGCTGACGGCTGAGTTGAGCGAGAAGACAGCGCAGGTTAAGGATCTGAACGATAAGCTCCTCCGTACGCTTGCGGACATGGAAAACTTGAGGGAGCGGACGAGGCGACAAGCGGAGACGGCCGAGAAGTTCGCCATCCAGGGTTTCTGCAAGGATCTCCTTGACGTCGCCGACAACCTCGCGAGAGCATCTGCTACCGTCGACCCCGAGGCCCTGGAGACGGAGACCGACGCGGCTAACATTAAAAACGTACTCGCTTCGCTGCACGAGGGCGTGCTCATGGTGGAGAAGCAGTTGATGTCCACCTTTGGGAAGCACGGCGTGGTGAAGTTTGACCCGGCGGAGGGTGACCCGTTCAATCCCAACGATCACATGGCGTTGTTCAACGTTCCAAAgggcgagaaggaggcggggACGGTCGCAGCCGTGACCAAGGTGGGGTACAAACTCCATGATAGGGTGATCCGCCCGGCCGAAGTCGGCGTGTTCCAGAGCTAA